A window of Halovivax gelatinilyticus genomic DNA:
AACACTGAGAAGGTAATTGACCAGTTTATCGAAAATGGTAACTTGACAACTGGTGCATTAGTAGAATTTACAGGTCTTTCTCGACCAACAGTTACAAAACGACTCGATCGACTATATGCAGCAGAACATGTTGAATATTTGCACGAGCCGACTGCTCTTTGGCGCTTAGTCAACGACCCTCGTGAGTAATACCATAACCGAACTGGCGACAAATCCCCCCATTCTTATTCATAATTTCTACTAGTTCACAAGGGGGTATTCGACCGAATTTACCTAATGACTCTCGATCCCAGTCCTAAATTGAGTGGTAGAGCGAGATATTTTCATGGGACCCACAGTTCAGCATGAGAAACATTAGAGGTGTACGTTCAAAATAATCTGGTGGCGATGTTATTCATTCCACATCTGCTTTGATTCTGAGTGCGAGATGATCCGGAATCTCAGGAATAGCTGCAATATCTTCGTACGCAGCTTCCCGAAGGTCCGCCACGTTCTCGAAGCCATTTTCCTCCAGAACGTTCGCGTCCACATCGGTAACTCCACTCACTGTCGTGAGATCTGAATCCGAGGGTGAATCCGGCGGATTCCCAACTCGCGGCAATTCAGGAAATTTTTCCAACAACTCCTGAGCCTCCGTTAGGGCAGATTCCGTTTCGACGATTACGGGAAGAGCAGTACCAGACGAAGGGACAACTGGAACCATCTTCCGTTCATGGTCGTCGAAGTGAGATAGGATGCCGTCGAGAAGTGGCGATGGAGAAGCCGTTTCGATCACTTGAAACTCAGTTACACGTTTACCATTTCCGAAATCGGAACGATAGTCCTTTGAAATGATACCGGACCGGTTCAGCTGTTGTGGTCCGTAACCGCTGTCCCATCCTTCTAAACCAGAATCAAGAAATGATACAAGAGTATCCCGCCACGTAACCATAGGTCCTTCCTCGATCCCCGACGCTTCGATGAGGGTGTCAACCAGTTTTCTATACGAATGGAACACCTCGTATAATTCGGTCAGCTCCGACGGTGCAACCGCACCGTCTTTTCCAGCAGAGGGATCTGCTGCATCACCGCCGACAGATGTTGATTCGTCCCGACTGGATGCAGATGGAGAATCCTCAGTATGGGATGTATCGACTGAATCGCCTTCCGATGATAGACTACTAAGCTGCACAGTGAAATTATACGGTCCACTTCGGCCGTAAAGGAGCGACACGGCCTCCTTTGGTTCGTAACCGTCGCTATCGACGGAGGCCTCGACACGGCGTGAGTGGGTGGGTACGTGGAACGATGCTGTGCCATCGGCAGCCGTCTCTGATTCGTAATCTTTCTCGTCCGTAGAAATCGATACTGATGCCCCGATTACAGGCTCATCATTTGAATTTGAAACTGACACTTCAAGGTATTCCTGTGGACTCGCGTCTAAGTGTTGCGGGGACCTACCGTTGTCTTTCCTCACCTTCTTCCTGCTTTGTTCACGTGATTCGATTGCCGTCCGAATGGGTTCCGTCTTCGGATCAACAGTTTCTCCTGTCCACACCTGAGGAAGAGTAGGATCAATCCGTCTGTTGCGGTCCTTGATGGCATCTAGTAGTTCATAGAGCCACTCCTGTGCGACATCATCGTCCACGATTTCTTCGATGGCCCGGTGGTCGGCTTCCATCGCCATGGACCCTGCCACCTCCAACTCGGCCAACAACGGTACTGTGGTTTCGTCAACCGTCGAGAAGCCTGGCAGTTCCCGAAATCGCGATCCAAGTGCTCTTAACTCAGACGCTCGACGAAGTAGTCGACGACCGTCCTCGCCGGCTAGCTGCCCGTCTGGCGTCGCTGGAAGCGTTACGACCTGATAGAAGTGCGCACGACTAGCCCCGGTCGGATTTCGAAGGACGCGGCCAATGCGTTGGATAAGTGACGCGTTGACACCTCCCTTCGAAAGGTTAACTGCTACGTCCGCATCGGGGATATCGACGCCGACTCCGATAACCTCCCCCGGGCCGACAATGACTCCCTTTTTTCGTTCTTTAAATTCGTTTATTTGTTCGCTCTGTGAAGTGGTCTTTCCATCTGCGACGGTTACGACATCATCCCCTAGATTATCCCGAAGGACATCGCCAATTTGCGTCGCTTGCTCGTAGCTCTGGACAAGAACGATACACTTCGCTTCGGCAACGTGACGATCGACCAGCCGCCGCACAGTCTCATGGGGTGGGCTCAATTGCCATCGCCGGGGTCGACGGGAGAACGCAGCGGTGGCTATTCTGTCGAACGCAGCTGACTGTTCACGCGCCGCCGACCCGTCGTTCGATTGGGCGAAGGATCGGAGATCGCGTAGCGTCTCGAACGTTTCCGGGACGATGTCGGGTACATCGCCAAAACCGGTGGTGAGAAACTTGTGGTTTGTCGGATCGTAAACGCCTGCGAGTGGCTGGGTCGACTCGGTAACGCCGTCGAGTGTTTCGTCCTCAGCACTAGCGGCGTAGGTCACTTCCCAGCTGAAATCTGCGATAACGTTTGCTTTGCGCGCCTCAGGAATTGTGAAGGTCGCACACTCCGTGAGGTTCGCCTCTAGTGCGTCGCGAGCGCCAGCATCCCCGATCCAGTCCTGATCGATGGATCCGGACATCGCGAGGATAGCGTCCGACCTATCTGTCAAGTCATCAAATAGATCTCGCCAACTTCGACCGTCACGACCACCCCTTCGGTACCGATGCGCTTCGTCAAGGATTACCAGATCATATCCGGAAACTGTCTCCGCACTCAGTAAATCTTGAGCCGTGCGAAACTCGATAGTTCCCCAAGAAAGGTTGATCACTCGTTTAGTGCCAGTCTGAGTGCGGTCTCGAGGGATATTCAGGTGTTCGTCGAACTCGCTCTGCCACTGCTCCAGTAAGAGGTCTTGACCGGCAACGATCAGGACAGACGCGTTCGAACTCGACTCCTTCTGAGATGCCAGAACTTCTTCGTCCCGCGGGTGCAATTCACCGAAGAGGTGAGCGATTGCACCTAGTCCGAGCACAGTCTTCCCCGTAGCCGTCGCCATATTCACATAGCCAGCGTAATCGGCCGCACACCAACTTGATAGTGCGTCCTGTTGGTGATCCCAGAGTGGCGTCACCATTTGTGGTCGGTCGAGATAATCGAGTAAGTCGATGTCTGCGTTGGATCGGCGGACACCTTCGAGTGCCTCTATAAGTTCATCGGTGTACTCACTTGCCGATGGGTCGGAGAACAGTTGATAGACAATATCCACGACGGCTTGGGGCTCATGAAGGGGCAGACGTCCGTTTTTCGGTCCCATTCCCCTTGTGGCGAGCTTTTCAACGATAGCTTCGATTGCCCGGTCAATGTTGTGGATGCCGCCGTCATCAACCTTCGCGAGCGCGTGTCGAAGTTTCGCCAGTGCGAGAACGAAATTCCCGATATCCGTCTCGTCGCATTCTTGAATGAGTCCGGGGAGATCTGAATGATTGCTAGATAGATCGATAAGACCGTCGACGTAATATCCCCCAGTCGCCCGACCAAAGTCTATCGTACCGATCGTTCCTCCGTGATCGAATTTGCTGTCGGAATGGCCGAGTGCGATGCCAAGCAGGAGGTCTGTTGCAGCCCGATCAATCTGACTAGGCCAATCGGCAGTAGTGATATCGTCCCTATCGAGTCGTTCTTGATGAAACTGTTCCGAGACGCTTAGCGTACTCGTCCGCTCGTCAATTTGATTCTTGAATGGGTCGAGTGCCATTTGTTCTCAATAGTAATTGAACGACCGCCCGGAAACCACATAACTGTTATCGCAGTTGAATATTTATCTGCTTCTCCAGTCGGAACCGCAGGCATACCGTCACACTTTCGATGGTCTGATGACAACACGGTGGCAATCCCGGGAAATTGATCGAGGGGGAAGGGGTAAGGTGATGTCACAAAATGGATGTCAATGAGATGATTGAACGGGCAGAAGGTGAAGTTGATCGAGCACTTTTACAAGGTACTGGGAGTGGTAATCTCGTCTGCACCGGCTACTTCGGCGATGGCCCACTCATCGCCCATCTAAGGAATCAGGAGAAGGTAGACTACGCTCTCCAGAATTTCAGGAAAGGACTCACGGTTGAGAAGGATGGAGTGAAGGAACGGATAAAACCGGGATCACGCTATCGAACTGCAATGCTCGTGACTCACCGACGGATCCTATTCGTCGTAGGATGTGAGGAAGGAGATGAAACGGTTTCCGTTCCATTCGAGAAGGTTCGTAAGGTGAAAGTCAAGACCGGTATTCTCAAGGATAAAATCACGGTGAAAGCGGATAGTGCGTGTTTTGATATGTACGTCCGGAAGGGATCTGAACTCGAAGACATCGCCAATCACATTTTGGATTTAGCACGCTCAATAACGGAGCGGCGAGACACCACCAACCATTCATCAAATGAGAGCGATTGCGCTCAAAAGAGTCAATCACCCGATGGTTTGAACTCGACGTCCTCTGCGAGTGGACTTCAAAATCAGGCCAAGCTGAAGGCTGACGGGTCCGGAAGGAATATGAATCGAGAATCTAACAATTTGTCAAAAATTGAATTGCTCGCCTCAAACGAAGCTGGTGATCCGATATCGAACGCGACTGTAACAGCGGAGAGTGACGTTTTCCAAATCAAAAGCAGGACGTCCGACACGGGGAGGTGCAACATTTCTCTTCCACCCACAGTGGACTCTGTTAAAGTCGAAATTGACCACCCAACGTACGAGATCGTTCGCAGTGAGTTAACAGTGGAGGACGGGACAGCTATCGACGTTACACTAACGGAGACAGAGTCTATGGAAATGGGGGAAGAACCTCCCCACCAACAGACGAAGGAGACGCCCTCACAACGACCGAACGGAAAGGTGGGAACACCGACCCGGGAAGCTCTCGTCCAAGAACTGATCGATCTCCAGAAAGGGAGGGAAAAACGAATTACACGCGGGCTGATGCGAGCCGATGGGAAGTTCGAACCCGAAGATTACGAGAAGGAGTTCGGGAATTGGTCGACGGCTCTCCGCTCAGTCACGTTCCCAGACGAGAACTCGGAGGTATCCTCGTCTGAACCGACGAACCAAGAAGCGTATTCGAAAGCAGAGGTACTCGATGCGATTGCCGATGTAGCGCAAAGGGTGGGCGGTCGCCCATCGACCGAAGACATGAACGAACACGGTCGGATGTCGGTTGGCCCTGCATACCGAATCTTCGACAGTTGGTCGGAGGCGGTGGAAGCAGCAACGAGAACCGACTCTGATACAACAGAAAAATCATCGACGTCAGCGATCTCTGCGGACATTGACGAGTCGTTCGAAGAACCTTCCCCCGAGGACCCGCTAGTAACTGGGCTCGAAAATGTTCCACGTGGTCGCCTTTCGGGTGTGGTTGTCGACGTTCTGACCGTCACAGACAGCGAGAAGCCCAGACGAAACGCAGAAATAACTGTCCGGACACAGGCGGGTGAAGATATCGAACTCATTGCCTGGGAAAAGCACAATGTCGATTGGTCGTTCGACGTAGGCGACCTCCTTCGGCTCGACGAAGTAAGACTAAAGCGATGGGGAGATGACGACGCACCATCCCATCACCTGAGCACTACGCGGGATTTCTCGGTAACGAAACTTGATGAGGCGTCCGAAGAGCATGTCGGTTCCAGTGACACCTTCGACTCTCACCCAGACAGCTTCTCAGATCCGATAGAGAAACTCACTGGCATAGGTGGCGCCACAGAAACAGATGCAACAGTACTGATGGAAGCTGGCTACGAGACGCCCGAGGACTTGGAAGCTGCTACCCTCGAAGAGTTACGCGACATCCCTGACCTCGATGACGGCGTTGCGCTCCGGATTAAAGCGGAGCTAGGTTGATTTCAAGTCGCTCTCGAAGTCAGGACAGCGTAAGTTCGACGTGTCCGACCAGGTCGGAGTCTCGGAGCTGTTCGATTTGATCATCGGTCAGTTGATCTAGCATCAACCGTCTCTCCGTGAGCAAACCCTCGACGATTGGCTCAAGTGCCGTCCCGTCGTAGGGGCCGAACAGGTCTTCCCGACATTCCTTAAAGTACCCGCGCATATCCTCACCGTACTCTGCTGCTCGCTCTTTCAGGGTCTCGAAGTCAAAGTCCCCGTCGCGGTAAACCTGCCCCCTCCAGTCCCAGTCGGCGAGCAGTTCGTCGACAGCTTGGAGTTTAACGGGGCTAACCCGCTCGACGCGCTCGTTCAGCTCCCTCATGCCTCCAACCCGTCTGTTCATTGCGATTCGCGTTTCGTGTATTTCATTTGTCACCGTGCGTTTCTGGTCTTCGACCTTCCTTTCGAGCTCGTCAATTCGCTCGTCGAGTTCTTCGAACTCGCCGGCATCGAGGAGACTTCGCGCCTCAACGACGGCTTTTTTCGCCTCGGAGTCGATTTCCATCTCGGTTTTAAGGAACTTCTCAGCGAGGATTCGCTGGAGGATTGTTTCCTCCATGGTCTCGGCGATATCGTCAAGACGGTTCGCAAGCTGCCGGTGACGATATTGCTGGTAGACCTCGTCGATGCGCTCCTCGAAGTTCCGGTTGTCCGTCCTCTTCACTTGTTTACTCGACATAATATTCACTCACCTCCATGAAGTCGCTCCCAAGTTTGGCAATACCTCCCGTTCCCGACAATGGCACCTTCTGGAAGTCCGTAATGATCGGTGCATTATCTAACTTGAGACTGGATAACGTTGCCGTCACCGTGGCGAGCGAGTTACTGCCGTAGATCCGGTCGGCCAGTTCTGCCGCTTCGACGGCATTTTCTAGATCGGTCTGTGTGTGGGTACAAGCCTGTCCAAGCTGCTCCGTAAGGTCAGGGTCGACGGTATCGTACGTCTTCAGTTTATTATATCTGTCATGGACGTGTGTGATGTCTGTTCCATCGAGTACGCCTGCAACGTACTCCACGGTATCTCGTTTGTAGCCATGGTCGGATACATCCTCGAGAGCAGCTCTCACATCGTACATCGTGTTGGCGAAATCCCTGACGTTGTGGCCCTTTGCGAACCGTACGCGAGAAGAAATCTGCCCGATCTGATTTCGACCCAGCATATCCAACACGTCGTACGGCGGACTTTCCTCCAGTCGTTCACGGACTTCTGGGACATCTAGTGTACTTGCGGAAACGCCCAGCAGCGATCCAAGAACGTTCTCGACGTACTCGGCATCTTCCATCGAAGCTTCGATAGCTTGCACCTGTTCGTGATTGAGAACGTCTTGAAGCCCAGCGAGGAGTTCCGTATCGACCGCTAACTCATCATCGCTCTTGTACTGTTCGTTAAGTCGTGTAGCCGTCACCTCTTGCCAGGGGTCATCCAGCAACACCAGCGTCGCATATGTCGCGAGGATAAAATCGGTGAAGTCGTATCGGGCACGTCTTTTGTAGAACCGATTATCGTGATTGAGCTGAGTCTCGAAGATTCGATTTCTCCATTCCTGTGCGTACCCGGTGAGCTGAGTGCCTGCCCCTTCCAACTGAGTGTCGTAATTGGCCGAGCGTGCATCCATATTTCGGCGGACCCCGAACTCAACAAGGCGCCTGAGGTCCGATCTTCGGAACTCACTTCGATCGAGGACTATTTGATCGTCGTCCGGTGCTTCGTTCGAGTCCGGATAGACGAACGGCGATTTCTGACTGCTGAGCATGTAGCGCAGCGGCGTCCCCTCGATTAACCGGAAGTCGTCCGTCAATTCTTCGAACAAGTCACGCATCGCGCGCCTGATGTAGTCTTCCGTGTCGATGTACTTGTCCGGGTC
This region includes:
- a CDS encoding DEAD/DEAH box helicase family protein, yielding MALDPFKNQIDERTSTLSVSEQFHQERLDRDDITTADWPSQIDRAATDLLLGIALGHSDSKFDHGGTIGTIDFGRATGGYYVDGLIDLSSNHSDLPGLIQECDETDIGNFVLALAKLRHALAKVDDGGIHNIDRAIEAIVEKLATRGMGPKNGRLPLHEPQAVVDIVYQLFSDPSASEYTDELIEALEGVRRSNADIDLLDYLDRPQMVTPLWDHQQDALSSWCAADYAGYVNMATATGKTVLGLGAIAHLFGELHPRDEEVLASQKESSSNASVLIVAGQDLLLEQWQSEFDEHLNIPRDRTQTGTKRVINLSWGTIEFRTAQDLLSAETVSGYDLVILDEAHRYRRGGRDGRSWRDLFDDLTDRSDAILAMSGSIDQDWIGDAGARDALEANLTECATFTIPEARKANVIADFSWEVTYAASAEDETLDGVTESTQPLAGVYDPTNHKFLTTGFGDVPDIVPETFETLRDLRSFAQSNDGSAAREQSAAFDRIATAAFSRRPRRWQLSPPHETVRRLVDRHVAEAKCIVLVQSYEQATQIGDVLRDNLGDDVVTVADGKTTSQSEQINEFKERKKGVIVGPGEVIGVGVDIPDADVAVNLSKGGVNASLIQRIGRVLRNPTGASRAHFYQVVTLPATPDGQLAGEDGRRLLRRASELRALGSRFRELPGFSTVDETTVPLLAELEVAGSMAMEADHRAIEEIVDDDVAQEWLYELLDAIKDRNRRIDPTLPQVWTGETVDPKTEPIRTAIESREQSRKKVRKDNGRSPQHLDASPQEYLEVSVSNSNDEPVIGASVSISTDEKDYESETAADGTASFHVPTHSRRVEASVDSDGYEPKEAVSLLYGRSGPYNFTVQLSSLSSEGDSVDTSHTEDSPSASSRDESTSVGGDAADPSAGKDGAVAPSELTELYEVFHSYRKLVDTLIEASGIEEGPMVTWRDTLVSFLDSGLEGWDSGYGPQQLNRSGIISKDYRSDFGNGKRVTEFQVIETASPSPLLDGILSHFDDHERKMVPVVPSSGTALPVIVETESALTEAQELLEKFPELPRVGNPPDSPSDSDLTTVSGVTDVDANVLEENGFENVADLREAAYEDIAAIPEIPDHLALRIKADVE
- a CDS encoding MarR family transcriptional regulator, with protein sequence MALRIDDNTEKVIDQFIENGNLTTGALVEFTGLSRPTVTKRLDRLYAAEHVEYLHEPTALWRLVNDPRE
- a CDS encoding homing endonuclease associated repeat-containing protein, which codes for MDVNEMIERAEGEVDRALLQGTGSGNLVCTGYFGDGPLIAHLRNQEKVDYALQNFRKGLTVEKDGVKERIKPGSRYRTAMLVTHRRILFVVGCEEGDETVSVPFEKVRKVKVKTGILKDKITVKADSACFDMYVRKGSELEDIANHILDLARSITERRDTTNHSSNESDCAQKSQSPDGLNSTSSASGLQNQAKLKADGSGRNMNRESNNLSKIELLASNEAGDPISNATVTAESDVFQIKSRTSDTGRCNISLPPTVDSVKVEIDHPTYEIVRSELTVEDGTAIDVTLTETESMEMGEEPPHQQTKETPSQRPNGKVGTPTREALVQELIDLQKGREKRITRGLMRADGKFEPEDYEKEFGNWSTALRSVTFPDENSEVSSSEPTNQEAYSKAEVLDAIADVAQRVGGRPSTEDMNEHGRMSVGPAYRIFDSWSEAVEAATRTDSDTTEKSSTSAISADIDESFEEPSPEDPLVTGLENVPRGRLSGVVVDVLTVTDSEKPRRNAEITVRTQAGEDIELIAWEKHNVDWSFDVGDLLRLDEVRLKRWGDDDAPSHHLSTTRDFSVTKLDEASEEHVGSSDTFDSHPDSFSDPIEKLTGIGGATETDATVLMEAGYETPEDLEAATLEELRDIPDLDDGVALRIKAELG